Proteins co-encoded in one Chrysemys picta bellii isolate R12L10 chromosome 13, ASM1138683v2, whole genome shotgun sequence genomic window:
- the ACIN1 gene encoding apoptotic chromatin condensation inducer in the nucleus isoform X9 encodes MRSDGTESVPDVLDVFRVRTDAPEPFWTSLPGPVPQPESSRGMTESPEAHFRVRDGAGADRSESGKTRRAEAGTSGWAKGAEWRRKEPKSRAGRPGAGRASPERAEVRPEVAERALAGRGRRPAAAPHKMADGEEVTLDGRPLQALRVADLKAALQQRGLAKSGQKSALIKRLRGALMLENLQKHSTLHATFQPNSQIGEEMSQNSFIKQYLEKQHELLQQRLQREAREAAELEASGKSYPISRERNDSDEEGTRRQERRSTRVRQARAAKPPEGTQAVGPEEREAPPRGRRSVPRPTLKLEEEEDDEEDDEEEEDEEDDEEEDDEEEEAKAPEGKEASRRMGEAWAPGPQASSSPQEIRGSRQEKGGLMAPAPQQTGVPRFPAPQEVGGARSLAPEEVGGPEAQRMGVLRSPGPQGKGSAQALAPQETEGPRAPEPQERGVTRPLEPQGSGTAVTPAPQEKGKPSPPAPQEKGEPSLPDAQEKGEPSPMAPQKKEEPSLPAPHEKGEPSLPAPHKKGESSPTAPHKKGEPSLPAPHKKGKSSPTAPQAKGEPSLPAPHEKGEPSPPASQAKGEASPPAHQAKGEPSPPAPHEKGEPSPPAHQAKGEPRPPAHQEKGQPSPTAPQAKGEPSPPAPQAKGEPCPPAHQEKGQPSPTAPPLEDSSEKKGAAELQEDKGAPQEEAEEPPEISQEGGASAIASSPAPPQLSEGEAPMAPPGEDEPPPPLLTKEVPPSQKRPPGTHPASPSPPPQRRRRGGSDSDSDSDSTSSGSRSSRSESPTRKRQASRSSSSSSRKSRSPDASQAGPSSPRTKEPSPAGQQEAPESPMAEGRPAPQRRPSHGHRHSPLSQQGGSETLGGPARAVPTGDPPHQAEQRQRRSSQEEKEEVPMELEPQQAGASPPDGPPTQPPGPDERPDGGPEDEERKEAAAQHKAFKRKISVVSAAKGAAAGNSDTEGGQSGGRKRRWGSSTAATQKKPSISITTESLKSLIPEMKPVAGQEAVVDLHADDSRISEDEGERHGEPPAHEKGLKICRTVTQVVPAEGQENGQGEEEEEEEKEPEEEQPEAPQVTAELPLPPPVEHEVKKVTLSDTLTRRSISQQRSGVSITIDDPVRTAQLPSPPRAKPSPIVHICNLVRPFTLGQLKELLGRTGTLVEEAFWIDKIKSHCYVTYSTVEEAVLTRNALHGVKWPQSNPKFLSADFAEQDELDFHRGLLPERAVEAAAAPGAGPAGGRGGRRSAPRERSREPERAAREQWAEREREMERRERTRAEREWDRDKVREGPRSRSRERRRKEPPKAKEKKGEKKEKAPEEPPAKLLDDLFRKTKAAPCIYWLPLTDTQFVQKQAERAARARERERRRKELEEEELRQRERSRQAERDKRREHSRERGAGGAPGGASGTERGGRERREAKRHSRSRSRSTPVRDRGGRR; translated from the exons ATGCGCAGTGACGGAACCGAGTCGGTGCCGGACGTGCTCGATGTTTTCCGAGTAAGGACGGATGCACCCGAGCCCTTCTGGACCTCACTTCCAGGTCCCGTGCCGCAACCCGAAAGCTCCCGAGGAATGACGGAAAGTCCCGAAGCGCACTTCCGGGTGCGCGATGGCGCCGGCGCGGACCGAAGCGAGTCCGGAAAGACCCGAAGAGCCGAGGCGGGGACTTCCGGGTGGGCGAAGGGCGCCGAGTGGCGCCGGAAAGAGCCGAAGTCGCGCGCGGGGCGGCCCGGAGCCGGCCGAGCGTCTCCGGAAAGAGCCGAAGTACGGCCGGAAGTTGCCGAGCGGGCCCTGGCCGGGCGAGGGAGGAGGCCGGCAGCGGCGCCACACAAGATGGCGGACGGGGAGGAGGTGACTCTGGACGGGAGGCCGCTGCAGGCGCTGCGGGTCGCCGACCTGAAGGCGGCCCTGCAGCAGCGCGGCCTGGCCAAGAGCGGCCAGAAGAGCGCGCTCATCAAGCGGCTCCGCGGG GCCCTGATGCTCGAGAACCTCCAGAAGCACTCAACCCTGCACGCCACCTTCCAGCCCAACTCCCAG ATCGGCGAGGAGATGAGCCAGAACAGCTTCATCAAGCAATACCTGGAGAAGCAGCacgagctgctgcagcagcggctgcagaGGGAGGCGCGGGAGGCAGCCGAATTGgagg CCTCCGGGAAGAGCTACCCCATCTCCCGAGAGAGAAACGACTCCGACGAGGAGGGAACCAGGAGGCAGGAGCGCCGCTCCACCCGGGTCAGGCAG gcCAGAGCCGCCAAGCCCCCAGAGGGCACCCAGGCCGTGGggccggaggagcgggaggcGCCCCCTAGGGGCCGGAGGAGCGTGCCACGGCCCACTCTgaagctggaggaggaagaggacgacGAAGAGGacgacgaggaggaggaagacgagGAGGAcgatgaggaggaggacgacgaggaggaggaagcaaaGGCTCCGGAGGGGAAGGAGGCTTCCCGGAGGATGGGGGAAGCCTGGGCCCCAGGCCCTCAGGCGAGCAGCTCACCCCAGGAAATCAGGGGGTCCCGGCAGGAGAAGGGGGGGCTCATGGCCCCAGCACCCCAACAGACAGGAGTGCCCAGATTCCCAGCAccccaggaagtgggaggggccagATCTCTAGCACCCGAAGAAGTGGGGGGGCCTGAGGCCCAGAGAATGGGGGTCCTCAGATCACCAGGGCCCCAAGGAAAGGGGTCAGCCCAGGCCCTGGCACCCCAGGAAACAGAGGGGCCCAGAGCTCCGGagccccaggaaaggggggtgaCCAGGCCCTTGGAACCCCAGGGAAGTGGGACAGCTGTGACTCCAGCCCCCCAGGAGAAGGGGAAGCCCAGTCCACCGGCTCCCCAGGAGAAGGGGGAGCCCAGCCTGCCAGACGCCCAGGAAAAGGGAGAGCCCAGCCCAATGGCCCCCCAGAAAAAGGAGGAGCCCAGCCTGCCAGCGCCCcacgagaagggggagcccagcctgccagccccccacAAGAAGGGGGAGTCCAGCCCGACGGCCCCTCACAAGAAGGGGGagcccagcctgccagccccccacAAGAAGGGGAAGTCCAGTCCAACAGCCCCCCAGGCAAAGGGGGagcccagcctgccagccccccacgagaagggggagcccagcccacCAGCCTCCCAGGCAAAGGGGGAGGCCAGCCCGCCAGCCCACCAGGCAAAGGGGGAGCCCAGCCCGCCAGCCCCCCATGAGAAGGGGGAGCCCAGCCCGCCGGCCCACCAGGCAAAGGGGGAGCCCCGTCCGCCGGCCCACCAGGAGAAGGGGCAGCCCAGTCCAACGGCCCCCCAGGCAAAGGGGGAGCCCAGCCCGCCAGCCCCCCAGGCAAAGGGGGAGCCCTGTCCGCCGGCCCACCAGGAGAAGGGGCAGCCCAGCCCAACGGCTCCCCCTCTGGAGGATTCTTCAGAGAAGAAGGGAGCGGCTGAGCTCCAGGAAGACAAGGGGGCCccccaggaggaggcagaggagccCCCTGAGATCTCACAGGAAGGGGGGGcgtctgccatcgccagctccccagcccctccccagctgtcgGAAGGGGAGGCACCAATGGCCCCCCCTGGGGAGgatgagccccctcccccactgctgacCAAGGAGGTCCCCCCCAGTCAGAAAAGGCCGCCGGGGACTCACCCAGcatcaccttcccctcccccgcagcgccGGCGGAGGGGCGGGTCcgactcagactccgactcagaCTCCACTTCCTCCGGATCCCGCTCCAGCCGCTCCGAGTCGCCCACCAGGAAGCGCCAGGCCTCGcgctccagctccagcagcagcagaaag TCGCGCAGCCCTGACGCCTCGCAGGCCGGCCCCAGCTCCCCACGCACCAAAGAGCCCTCCCCAGCAGGACAGCAGGAAGCGCCAGAGAGTCCCATGGCAGAGGGCAGACCGGCCCCCCAGAGACGCCCCAGCCACGGGCACCGGCACAGCCCGTTGTCGCAGCAG GGTGGCTCAGAGACCCTGgggggcccagccagggcagTGCCCACGGGGGACCCGCCGCaccaggcagagcagaggcagcgtAGGAG TAgccaggaggagaaggaggaggtgccTATGGAGTTGGAGCCCCAGCAGGCAGGCGCTAGTCCCCCGGACGgcccccccactcagccccccggcCCCGATGAGCGCCCTGACGGGGGGCCCGAGgacgaggagaggaaagag GCCGCGGCGCAGCACAAGGCCTTCAAGAGGAAGATCTCCGTCGTAT CAGCGGCCAAGGGGGCAGCGGCGGGGAACAGTGACACGGAGGGCGGCCAGTCGGGGGGGCGCAAGCGGCGCTGGGGGTCCAGCACGGCTGCCACCCAGAAGAAGCCGTCCATCAGCATCACGACAGAGTCGCTTAAG AGCCTGATACCTGAGATGAAGCCGGTGGCGGGGCAGGAGGCGGTGGTGGATCTCCACGCCGACGACTCCCGCATCTCGGAGGACGAGGGGGAGCGCCATGGGGAGCCACCGGCCCACGAGAAGGGACTCAAGATCTGCCGGACCGTCACGCAG GTGGTGCCAGCTGAGGGGCAGGAGAACGGGCagggcgaggaggaagaggaggaggagaaggagcctgaggaagagcagcctgaggcCCCCCAGGTCACAGCAGAGTTGCCATTGCCCCCACCTGTGGAGCACGAAGTCAAGAAAG TGACACTCAGCGACACCCTGACGCGCCGCTCCATCAGCCAGCAGCGCTCGGGCGTCTCCATCACCATCGATGACCCCGTGCGCACGGCCCAGCTCCCGTCACCCCCCCGCGCCAAGCCGAGCCCCATCGTGCACATCTGCAACCTg GTGCGGCCCTTCACGCTGGGCCAGTTGAAGGAGCTGCTGGGCCGGACGGGGACACTGGTGGAAGAAGCCTTCTGGATTGACAAGATCAAATCGCACTGCTACGTCACA taCTCCACGGTGGAGGAGGCGGTGCTGACCCGCAACGCCCTGCACGGGGTTAAGTGGCCCCAGTCCAACCCCAAGTTCCTGTCCGCCGACTTCGCCGAGCAGGACGAG cTGGACTTCCACCGGGGGCTGCTGCCGGAGCGGGCGGTGGAAGCAGCGGCggccccgggggccgggccggccggTGGGCGCGGGGGCCGGCGCTCAGCCCCCCGGGAGCGCTCGCGGGAGCCAGAGCGGGCAGCGCGGGAGCAGTGGGCGGAGCGGGAGCGGGAGATGGAGCGGCGGGAGCGCACGCGGGCTGAGCGCGAGTGGGACCGTGACAAGGTGCGCGAGGGGCCCCGCTCCCGTTCCCGCGAGCGCCGCCGCAAGGAGCCGCCCAAGGCCAAGGAGAAGAAGGGCGAGAAGAAAG agaAAGCCCCAGAGGAGCCTCCCGCAAAGCTGCTGGACGATCTCTTCCGCAAGACCAAGGCCGCCCCCTGCATCTACTGGCTGCCTTTGACCGACACCCAG TTCGTGCAGAAGCAGGCGGAGCGGGCAGCCCGGGCGCGGGAGCGGGAGCGGCGCCGCAAGgagttggaggaggaggagttgcgCCAGCGGGAGCGGAGCCGCCAGGCTGAGCGGGACAAGCGACGCGAGCACAGCCGGGAGCGGGGGGCCGGGGGCGCCCCAGGGGGGGCCAGCGGTACCGAGCGGGGGGGCCGGGAGCGCCGCGAGGCCAAGAGGCacagccggagccggagccgcagCACCCCAGTGAGGGACCGCGGGGGGCGCCGCTGA
- the ACIN1 gene encoding apoptotic chromatin condensation inducer in the nucleus isoform X5: MRSDGTESVPDVLDVFRVRTDAPEPFWTSLPGPVPQPESSRGMTESPEAHFRVRDGAGADRSESGKTRRAEAGTSGWAKGAEWRRKEPKSRAGRPGAGRASPERAEVRPEVAERALAGRGRRPAAAPHKMADGEEVTLDGRPLQALRVADLKAALQQRGLAKSGQKSALIKRLRGALMLENLQKHSTLHATFQPNSQSKGWNPGILPPHPLISLQIGEEMSQNSFIKQYLEKQHELLQQRLQREAREAAELEASGKSYPISRERNDSDEEGTRRQERRSTRVRQARAAKPPEGTQAVGPEEREAPPRGRRSVPRPTLKLEEEEDDEEDDEEEEDEEDDEEEDDEEEEAKAPEGKEASRRMGEAWAPGPQASSSPQEIRGSRQEKGGLMAPAPQQTGVPRFPAPQEVGGARSLAPEEVGGPEAQRMGVLRSPGPQGKGSAQALAPQETEGPRAPEPQERGVTRPLEPQGSGTAVTPAPQEKGKPSPPAPQEKGEPSLPDAQEKGEPSPMAPQKKEEPSLPAPHEKGEPSLPAPHKKGESSPTAPHKKGEPSLPAPHKKGKSSPTAPQAKGEPSLPAPHEKGEPSPPASQAKGEASPPAHQAKGEPSPPAPHEKGEPSPPAHQAKGEPRPPAHQEKGQPSPTAPQAKGEPSPPAPQAKGEPCPPAHQEKGQPSPTAPPLEDSSEKKGAAELQEDKGAPQEEAEEPPEISQEGGASAIASSPAPPQLSEGEAPMAPPGEDEPPPPLLTKEVPPSQKRPPGTHPASPSPPPQRRRRGGSDSDSDSDSTSSGSRSSRSESPTRKRQASRSSSSSSRKSRSPDASQAGPSSPRTKEPSPAGQQEAPESPMAEGRPAPQRRPSHGHRHSPLSQQGGSETLGGPARAVPTGDPPHQAEQRQRRSSQEEKEEVPMELEPQQAGASPPDGPPTQPPGPDERPDGGPEDEERKESIRPSGRTCQRDAERETESGRGGGEHEPRRPGGPSPQLRGTPGDTAPVQLRWDVVCMWGQGICCSWTLAPGVSRLMGLSKDLGVISRPPRSLIALGVSRLVDLLQTPLLLTCAPPKGLRCQEPPLLLGLTPRTSSSQGSPPPPWGLCCSWDSLQGPPAPRVSAAPGTRSKDLRPPGSLLLMGLAPRTSGPQGLCCSWDSLQGPPAPRVSAAHGTRSKDLRPPGVSSSPRGQNSAAQGMSSEDLHLLGVPATHESFQGSPAPGVSVALRPYQDLRPPGLSSSSGVSVALRPCQDLQLLGFSSPLGVSIALRMSGPRSLRCSWDFFQGPPAPGLLLHSGGLLPLRTCSKDLQPLGCSSTPGVSSPSGLAPRTSSPWGSPPPRGSPPPQDLLQGPPAPGVLLHPGGLRCSQDLFQGPPAPGARSLGTLHPAPRRRTAPIFVLSPPGHQPALGSSATTTLSLAAPPRPSKPGRAHCDWTGRCLATLGTAVRLADEGRPRPRRSTRPSRGRSPSYQRPRGQRRGTVTRRAASRGGASGAGGPARLPPRRSRPSASRQSRLRA, translated from the exons ATGCGCAGTGACGGAACCGAGTCGGTGCCGGACGTGCTCGATGTTTTCCGAGTAAGGACGGATGCACCCGAGCCCTTCTGGACCTCACTTCCAGGTCCCGTGCCGCAACCCGAAAGCTCCCGAGGAATGACGGAAAGTCCCGAAGCGCACTTCCGGGTGCGCGATGGCGCCGGCGCGGACCGAAGCGAGTCCGGAAAGACCCGAAGAGCCGAGGCGGGGACTTCCGGGTGGGCGAAGGGCGCCGAGTGGCGCCGGAAAGAGCCGAAGTCGCGCGCGGGGCGGCCCGGAGCCGGCCGAGCGTCTCCGGAAAGAGCCGAAGTACGGCCGGAAGTTGCCGAGCGGGCCCTGGCCGGGCGAGGGAGGAGGCCGGCAGCGGCGCCACACAAGATGGCGGACGGGGAGGAGGTGACTCTGGACGGGAGGCCGCTGCAGGCGCTGCGGGTCGCCGACCTGAAGGCGGCCCTGCAGCAGCGCGGCCTGGCCAAGAGCGGCCAGAAGAGCGCGCTCATCAAGCGGCTCCGCGGG GCCCTGATGCTCGAGAACCTCCAGAAGCACTCAACCCTGCACGCCACCTTCCAGCCCAACTCCCAG agcaagggatggaacccaggcatcctgccccCTCACCCTCTCATCTCCCTGCAGATCGGCGAGGAGATGAGCCAGAACAGCTTCATCAAGCAATACCTGGAGAAGCAGCacgagctgctgcagcagcggctgcagaGGGAGGCGCGGGAGGCAGCCGAATTGgagg CCTCCGGGAAGAGCTACCCCATCTCCCGAGAGAGAAACGACTCCGACGAGGAGGGAACCAGGAGGCAGGAGCGCCGCTCCACCCGGGTCAGGCAG gcCAGAGCCGCCAAGCCCCCAGAGGGCACCCAGGCCGTGGggccggaggagcgggaggcGCCCCCTAGGGGCCGGAGGAGCGTGCCACGGCCCACTCTgaagctggaggaggaagaggacgacGAAGAGGacgacgaggaggaggaagacgagGAGGAcgatgaggaggaggacgacgaggaggaggaagcaaaGGCTCCGGAGGGGAAGGAGGCTTCCCGGAGGATGGGGGAAGCCTGGGCCCCAGGCCCTCAGGCGAGCAGCTCACCCCAGGAAATCAGGGGGTCCCGGCAGGAGAAGGGGGGGCTCATGGCCCCAGCACCCCAACAGACAGGAGTGCCCAGATTCCCAGCAccccaggaagtgggaggggccagATCTCTAGCACCCGAAGAAGTGGGGGGGCCTGAGGCCCAGAGAATGGGGGTCCTCAGATCACCAGGGCCCCAAGGAAAGGGGTCAGCCCAGGCCCTGGCACCCCAGGAAACAGAGGGGCCCAGAGCTCCGGagccccaggaaaggggggtgaCCAGGCCCTTGGAACCCCAGGGAAGTGGGACAGCTGTGACTCCAGCCCCCCAGGAGAAGGGGAAGCCCAGTCCACCGGCTCCCCAGGAGAAGGGGGAGCCCAGCCTGCCAGACGCCCAGGAAAAGGGAGAGCCCAGCCCAATGGCCCCCCAGAAAAAGGAGGAGCCCAGCCTGCCAGCGCCCcacgagaagggggagcccagcctgccagccccccacAAGAAGGGGGAGTCCAGCCCGACGGCCCCTCACAAGAAGGGGGagcccagcctgccagccccccacAAGAAGGGGAAGTCCAGTCCAACAGCCCCCCAGGCAAAGGGGGagcccagcctgccagccccccacgagaagggggagcccagcccacCAGCCTCCCAGGCAAAGGGGGAGGCCAGCCCGCCAGCCCACCAGGCAAAGGGGGAGCCCAGCCCGCCAGCCCCCCATGAGAAGGGGGAGCCCAGCCCGCCGGCCCACCAGGCAAAGGGGGAGCCCCGTCCGCCGGCCCACCAGGAGAAGGGGCAGCCCAGTCCAACGGCCCCCCAGGCAAAGGGGGAGCCCAGCCCGCCAGCCCCCCAGGCAAAGGGGGAGCCCTGTCCGCCGGCCCACCAGGAGAAGGGGCAGCCCAGCCCAACGGCTCCCCCTCTGGAGGATTCTTCAGAGAAGAAGGGAGCGGCTGAGCTCCAGGAAGACAAGGGGGCCccccaggaggaggcagaggagccCCCTGAGATCTCACAGGAAGGGGGGGcgtctgccatcgccagctccccagcccctccccagctgtcgGAAGGGGAGGCACCAATGGCCCCCCCTGGGGAGgatgagccccctcccccactgctgacCAAGGAGGTCCCCCCCAGTCAGAAAAGGCCGCCGGGGACTCACCCAGcatcaccttcccctcccccgcagcgccGGCGGAGGGGCGGGTCcgactcagactccgactcagaCTCCACTTCCTCCGGATCCCGCTCCAGCCGCTCCGAGTCGCCCACCAGGAAGCGCCAGGCCTCGcgctccagctccagcagcagcagaaag TCGCGCAGCCCTGACGCCTCGCAGGCCGGCCCCAGCTCCCCACGCACCAAAGAGCCCTCCCCAGCAGGACAGCAGGAAGCGCCAGAGAGTCCCATGGCAGAGGGCAGACCGGCCCCCCAGAGACGCCCCAGCCACGGGCACCGGCACAGCCCGTTGTCGCAGCAG GGTGGCTCAGAGACCCTGgggggcccagccagggcagTGCCCACGGGGGACCCGCCGCaccaggcagagcagaggcagcgtAGGAG TAgccaggaggagaaggaggaggtgccTATGGAGTTGGAGCCCCAGCAGGCAGGCGCTAGTCCCCCGGACGgcccccccactcagccccccggcCCCGATGAGCGCCCTGACGGGGGGCCCGAGgacgaggagaggaaagag AGCATCCGGCCCAGCGGGCGCACGTGCCAGAGAGATgcggagagagagacagagagcgggcgggggggaggggagcatgaaCCCCGGCGTCCGGGCGGTCCAAGCCCCCAGCTGCGTGGCACCCCTGGAGACACAGCTCCTGTGCAGCTCCGCTGGGATGTCGTCTGCATGTGGGGCCAGGGCATCTGCTGCTCATGGACCTTGGCCCCTGGGGTCTCCAGGCTGATGGGACTATCCAAGGACCTGGGGGTCATCTCCAGGCCCCCAAGGTCACTGATAGCCCTGGGGGTCTCCAGGCTGGTGGATTTACTGCAAACCCCTCTGTTACTGACCTGCGCCCCCCCCAAGGGTCTGCGCTGCCAGGAGCCTCCGCTGCTCCTGGGACTCACTCCAAGGACCTCCAGCTCCCAGGGGTCTCCTCCGCCCCCCTggggtctctgctgctcctgggaCTCGCTCCAAGGACCTCcagcccccagggtctctgctgctcctgggaCTCGCTCCAAGGAC CTCCggcccccagggtctctgctgcTCATGGGACTCGCTCCAAGGACCTCCggcccccagggtctctgctgcTCATGGGACTCGCTCCAAGGACCTCCGGCCCCCAGAGTCTCTGCTGCTCATGGGACTCGCTCCAAGGACCTCCGGCCCCCGGGTGTTTCCTCCAGCCCCCGGGGGCAGAACTCAGCTGCTCAAGGGATGAGCTCTGAAGACCTTCATCTCCTGGGGGTCCCTGCAACTCACGAGTCATTCCAAGGATCTCCAGCCCCTGGGGTCTCCGTTGCTCTCAGACCATACCAGGACCTCCGGCCCCCAggcctctcctccagctctggaGTCTCCGTTGCTCTCAGACCATGCCAGGATCTCCAGCTCCTGGGCTTCTCCTCCCCCCTGGGAGTCTCCATTGCTCTCAGGATGTCTGGgccccgcagtctccgctgctcTTGGGACTTTTTCCAAGGACCTCCAGCCCCTGGGTTGCTCCTCCACTCCGGGGGTCTCCTCCCCCTCAGGACTTGCTCCAAGGACCTCCAGCCCCTGGGTTGCTCCTCCACCCCGGGGGTCTCCTCCCCCTCAGGACTTGCTCCAAGGAcctccagcccctggggttcTCCTCCACCCCGGGGGTCTCCTCCCCCTCAGGACTTGCTCCAAGGAcctccagcccctggggttcTCCTCCACCCCGGGGGTCTCCGTTGCTCTCAGGACTTGTTCCAAGGACCTCCAGCCCCGGGGGCCCGCTCTCTTGGGACTCTCCACCCAGCCCCCCGCCGGCGGACGGCTCCCATCTTTGTCCTCTCTCCTCCGGGACACCAGCCAGCACTAGGTTCCTCCGCCACCACCACCTTGTCTCttgccgccccgccccgcccctccaaACCTGGGAGGGCGCATTGCGATTGGACCGGCCGTTGCCTAGCTACCCTGGGCACTGCGGTGCGATTGGCCGACGAAGGACGCCCCAG GCCGCGGCGCAGCACAAGGCCTTCAAGAGGAAGATCTCCGTCGTAT CAGCGGCCAAGGGGGCAGCGGCGGGGAACAGTGACACGGAGGGCGGCCAGTCGGGGGGGCGCAAGCGGCGCTGGGGGTCCAGCACGGCTGCCACCCAGAAGAAGCCGTCCATCAGCATCACGACAGAGTCGCTTAAG AGCCTGA